The following are encoded in a window of Deinococcus apachensis DSM 19763 genomic DNA:
- a CDS encoding transposase: MKHKRFSEEQIIKLLQDAKKGEKPIEELCREAGCSTASFYTWKAKYGDATVDEARRLRQLERENERLLKLVGQQRLELEGMKVLLGKKR, encoded by the coding sequence ATGAAGCACAAGCGGTTCAGTGAGGAACAGATCATCAAGCTGCTCCAGGACGCCAAAAAGGGCGAAAAGCCAATCGAGGAGCTTTGCCGGGAGGCCGGGTGCAGCACGGCCTCCTTCTACACCTGGAAGGCGAAGTACGGCGATGCCACCGTGGACGAAGCCCGGCGGCTTCGTCAGCTCGAACGTGAAAACGAGCGCCTTCTGAAGCTGGTGGGGCAACAGCGCCTGGAGCTGGAGGGGATGAAGGTGCTGCTTGGAAAAAAGCGCTGA
- a CDS encoding IS982 family transposase, with translation MGRPDLTLLPLTEAVTIRSRWIAPHVPEKLLHPHEKISDADLLAVALLQKLHKAPYFSRWWGFLKVNHFPHFPSEPQARIRLARLTPVVEQLATEVQFLDFVAVDSEPLPVCTFKRAPRCKFRGARHGFSTAGPVYGFKLHAWAALQGRIVRYVIRPANEHDFNVLCEMNREWPFYGGPKQIGDKGYQSGTCLTPPKVNARRVDPRWKAEYGAARKCVESAFSVLVGAGLRWGQVKTFLSLRLKVALHVLAHNLKFIAFSN, from the coding sequence ATGGGCCGTCCCGATCTCACTCTACTGCCGCTCACCGAGGCCGTCACCATACGCAGTCGTTGGATCGCCCCACACGTTCCGGAAAAGTTGCTGCACCCACACGAGAAAATATCCGACGCCGACCTCCTCGCCGTTGCCCTGCTTCAAAAGCTGCACAAGGCGCCCTATTTCAGCCGCTGGTGGGGCTTTTTAAAGGTGAATCACTTCCCACATTTCCCGTCGGAACCCCAGGCCCGCATTCGTCTGGCCCGCCTTACCCCCGTAGTCGAACAGCTCGCGACCGAAGTCCAGTTCCTGGATTTCGTCGCGGTAGATTCTGAACCGCTGCCGGTATGCACGTTTAAGCGTGCCCCACGCTGCAAGTTTCGTGGGGCACGTCACGGATTCAGCACGGCTGGACCCGTGTACGGATTCAAGTTGCACGCCTGGGCAGCCCTCCAGGGTCGAATAGTGCGGTACGTGATCCGGCCCGCCAATGAGCATGATTTCAACGTCCTGTGCGAGATGAACAGAGAATGGCCCTTCTATGGAGGGCCAAAGCAGATCGGAGATAAGGGGTATCAATCAGGGACGTGCCTGACGCCGCCGAAGGTCAATGCCAGGCGAGTTGATCCACGATGGAAAGCAGAGTATGGAGCGGCTCGGAAGTGCGTTGAGTCGGCATTCTCCGTGCTGGTGGGGGCCGGACTGCGCTGGGGGCAGGTGAAGACGTTTCTGAGCTTGCGGTTGAAGGTGGCGCTGCACGTCCTGGCCCATAACTTGAAGTTCATTGCGTTCAGCAACTGA